In Sulfurovum xiamenensis, a genomic segment contains:
- a CDS encoding OmpA family protein, which translates to MTHKLLLTTSLISLLLIGCAQPAPDLAGKNNISDANHIEGDTVSIDENTYGSGSTANYNSSSDGFKSIYFGFADYSISSDMENNMNHNIEVANTAASKIKIEGNCDEFGTDEYNYALGLKRAKAVRDSIAAQGIDPSRMVMVSFGESNAVCTETSDSCYQRNRRVDIRLVK; encoded by the coding sequence ATGACACATAAACTACTTTTAACTACATCACTCATTTCATTACTTTTGATCGGATGTGCACAACCTGCACCCGATTTAGCAGGTAAAAACAATATTTCTGATGCAAACCATATCGAAGGTGATACGGTTAGTATAGATGAAAATACCTATGGTTCAGGCTCTACTGCAAATTATAACAGCAGCAGCGATGGTTTCAAAAGTATCTATTTTGGTTTTGCAGACTATTCGATCTCTTCGGATATGGAAAACAATATGAATCATAATATAGAGGTAGCCAATACTGCAGCTTCTAAAATAAAAATAGAAGGTAACTGTGATGAATTTGGTACAGATGAGTACAATTATGCCCTGGGCTTAAAGCGTGCAAAAGCAGTAAGAGACAGTATCGCAGCACAGGGGATCGATCCAAGTAGAATGGTAATGGTGAGTTTTGGTGAGAGTAATGCCGTATGTACTGAAACCAGTGACAGCTGTTATCAAAGAAACAGAAGAGTTGACATTCGTTTAGTAAAGTAG
- the tolB gene encoding Tol-Pal system protein TolB: MRYLLVIFASMTFFTLNVFGVDATLKIEKDVEQRARIALMDGSSEQSSKVFNILLSDLKVSGHFLADNTHHIGEISSDYIIPALKSQEYVIKYAMDQRSGAKLLVRLLKASNGTQIFKKSYAISSKEKMPFLIHKAISDINNILQYPSISWINRYVAYAVYTTPGRSEIRLADYTFSYKKTIIKGGLNLFPKWADRAQRNIYYTSYKGTLPTLYKLNIYNGTKTKIASSEGMLVCSDVNNDGSKLLLTMAPEGQADIYEYDLASKSKKRITTFKGIDVNGRYVDDESRIVFVSNRLGYANVFKKSISGGPTSQVVYHGRNNNSCDAYGDKIVYSSRESSNAFGDNTFNLYLTSTGSSDTRPITTTGSNQFPRFSTDGSVILFLKQRGRSSSIGYTNLTSQQSLLFPFNDRKVQSIDW, translated from the coding sequence TTGAGATATTTATTAGTTATTTTCGCATCAATGACCTTTTTTACATTAAACGTTTTCGGGGTAGATGCAACACTGAAAATAGAAAAAGATGTAGAACAACGTGCACGTATTGCGCTTATGGATGGTTCATCTGAACAGAGCAGTAAAGTGTTTAATATTTTACTTTCAGATCTTAAGGTCTCAGGACATTTTTTAGCCGACAATACACACCATATCGGTGAGATTTCTTCTGATTATATTATACCGGCTCTGAAAAGCCAGGAGTATGTCATTAAGTATGCGATGGACCAACGATCCGGTGCAAAACTTCTGGTACGGCTTTTAAAAGCATCCAACGGTACACAGATCTTTAAAAAAAGCTATGCGATCTCTTCAAAAGAAAAAATGCCGTTTCTTATACATAAAGCGATAAGTGATATTAACAATATTTTGCAATATCCAAGTATCTCTTGGATCAATCGTTATGTTGCCTATGCTGTTTATACAACACCAGGACGCAGTGAAATACGATTGGCTGATTATACCTTCAGTTATAAAAAAACCATTATCAAAGGTGGATTGAACCTTTTCCCTAAATGGGCGGACAGAGCACAGAGAAATATTTATTATACTTCTTACAAAGGTACACTTCCTACACTCTATAAGCTCAACATCTATAATGGGACAAAAACGAAGATAGCAAGTTCTGAAGGAATGCTGGTCTGTTCTGATGTCAATAATGATGGTTCAAAACTTTTACTTACGATGGCACCTGAAGGACAGGCAGATATCTACGAATATGATCTTGCATCCAAATCAAAAAAAAGGATAACGACTTTTAAAGGTATTGATGTGAACGGCAGGTATGTAGATGATGAGAGTCGTATTGTCTTTGTCTCTAACCGTTTGGGCTATGCAAATGTATTTAAAAAGTCTATATCGGGTGGACCGACCTCTCAAGTGGTCTATCACGGGCGTAACAACAATTCCTGTGATGCTTATGGAGATAAAATAGTCTACTCCAGCAGGGAGAGCAGTAATGCATTTGGGGATAATACCTTTAATCTTTACCTTACCTCTACAGGAAGTTCAGACACAAGACCGATCACAACAACCGGCTCAAATCAGTTTCCTCGTTTTTCTACGGATGGATCTGTGATACTCTTCCTTAAACAGAGAGGTCGCAGCTCTTCCATAGGATATACGAATTTGACAAGTCAGCAGAGTTTACTTTTCCCGTTCAACGACAGAAAAGTTCAATCCATTGATTGGTAA
- the amrA gene encoding AmmeMemoRadiSam system protein A, whose protein sequence is MKDIVIALAKAAISAALNQPADFNLEDALKTYPALKEKGAAFVTLNTKTHGQLRGCIGSLQAHRPLYEDIIHNAQAAALYDPRFLPLSTEELDQIKLEVSILSEPHIVQYSDIEDLKNKVIPFQDGVVLKLDGRQATYLPQVWEQLPHFDDFFSSLCLKANLGHDCLSHHPEISTYRVKVYQEE, encoded by the coding sequence TTGAAAGATATAGTGATAGCCTTAGCCAAAGCTGCTATTTCAGCGGCACTGAATCAACCTGCAGATTTTAATCTGGAAGATGCTTTAAAAACCTATCCGGCTCTTAAAGAAAAAGGTGCTGCTTTTGTTACCCTTAACACAAAAACCCATGGACAACTACGCGGATGCATAGGTTCACTGCAGGCCCATCGTCCACTCTATGAAGACATCATACATAATGCACAGGCTGCTGCTCTGTATGATCCCCGGTTTTTACCGCTTAGTACAGAAGAATTGGATCAGATCAAACTGGAAGTCTCTATTCTTTCAGAGCCACACATAGTACAATATAGTGATATAGAGGACTTAAAAAATAAAGTCATTCCTTTTCAGGATGGTGTCGTACTGAAACTAGATGGTAGACAAGCGACGTATTTACCTCAGGTTTGGGAACAGTTACCGCACTTTGATGATTTCTTCTCAAGCTTATGCCTTAAAGCAAACCTTGGCCATGACTGTCTCTCACATCATCCTGAGATCTCTACCTATAGAGTCAAAGTCTATCAGGAAGAATAA
- a CDS encoding TonB C-terminal domain-containing protein, with product MIKKSSTLISGLLAVGIYIGVIALILFYFNTREEKKPVHFVKKNEDRIRVSMSDPKPQVKKEIKQVPKKVVKPKPKPKPKPKEAVKKKVVEKKVIKEKVVKKAKVVKKKKDVNTTRPKKLNKPKDLFANITSKKKIEKPKPVKPAPVKPKKPDMTKVAKKPSASDLVSDSLKIQKKSDVGIENAYLAKIEEKLKGWPAQSEYAGEKAKVWLKVEPNGRFEYKVITASGNEAFNSGLMAYLEQLQTIGFGPHKGNRAYELEVEFVATE from the coding sequence ATGATCAAAAAGTCATCTACACTTATTTCAGGATTGTTGGCTGTTGGCATCTATATAGGTGTCATCGCTTTGATACTATTTTATTTCAATACACGTGAAGAAAAAAAACCGGTGCATTTTGTGAAGAAAAATGAAGATCGTATACGTGTCTCAATGAGTGATCCCAAACCCCAGGTAAAAAAAGAGATCAAACAGGTACCTAAGAAAGTAGTGAAACCTAAGCCTAAGCCAAAACCAAAACCTAAAGAAGCGGTGAAGAAGAAAGTGGTTGAGAAAAAGGTGATTAAAGAAAAAGTGGTTAAAAAAGCAAAGGTTGTTAAAAAGAAAAAAGATGTTAATACAACCAGGCCCAAAAAGTTAAACAAACCAAAAGACCTGTTTGCAAATATTACGTCTAAAAAGAAAATTGAAAAGCCTAAACCGGTTAAGCCAGCACCTGTAAAGCCTAAAAAACCTGATATGACTAAAGTTGCAAAGAAACCTAGTGCAAGTGATTTGGTTTCTGATTCATTAAAGATACAAAAAAAGAGTGATGTTGGTATCGAGAATGCCTATTTGGCTAAGATAGAGGAGAAACTCAAAGGGTGGCCGGCACAAAGCGAATATGCAGGTGAGAAGGCAAAAGTATGGCTCAAAGTAGAGCCTAATGGCAGATTTGAATACAAAGTGATCACTGCATCTGGGAATGAAGCTTTTAACAGTGGCCTTATGGCTTATTTGGAGCAGTTGCAAACGATAGGATTTGGTCCGCATAAGGGAAACAGGGCCTATGAATTAGAGGTTGAATTTGTAGCGACTGAATAG
- a CDS encoding biopolymer transporter ExbD: MFSWDDDPDLNITPLVDVMLVLMAILMVTAPTITFQEQITLPHGSKTVKVEKPKTLTIRMDKDQKIYLGKDTYALDTFADDFVNQAIKYDKNSEVYIRADESLKYKNIMYLLKSVKAAGFEKVSLITL; this comes from the coding sequence ATGTTTAGTTGGGATGATGATCCAGACTTGAACATTACACCGCTTGTTGATGTGATGCTTGTATTGATGGCTATACTTATGGTCACGGCTCCTACAATTACTTTTCAAGAACAGATTACACTGCCTCATGGCTCTAAAACTGTTAAAGTCGAAAAACCAAAAACACTTACGATCCGTATGGATAAAGATCAAAAGATCTATCTTGGTAAAGATACCTACGCTTTAGATACTTTTGCAGATGATTTTGTGAATCAGGCAATCAAGTATGATAAAAACTCTGAAGTCTATATACGTGCAGATGAAAGTTTGAAATATAAAAATATTATGTATCTTCTTAAAAGCGTGAAAGCAGCAGGTTTCGAGAAGGTTTCTCTGATAACATTATGA
- a CDS encoding MotA/TolQ/ExbB proton channel family protein translates to MNSLATYFFESSAITIFVLLLLSGYFIATFWVFLDRFYILNARIASEAKSLKALYTGQSKSVASNSLIFTYLSRVNVPNKAILQAASSDAIRVSTKGLTWLSIIASTSPFIGLFGTVVGILETFTKLGAQSSASLSVVAPAISEALIATAAGIAVAIFAYSFHLILKRKAYELSSLLSSQSEVILSQVNEE, encoded by the coding sequence TTGAACTCTCTCGCTACTTATTTCTTTGAAAGCAGTGCAATTACTATATTTGTACTGCTTTTACTCTCAGGATATTTTATTGCTACATTTTGGGTATTTTTGGATAGATTTTATATCTTGAATGCACGTATCGCATCTGAAGCAAAATCACTGAAGGCACTCTACACAGGTCAGTCAAAATCAGTGGCCAGTAACTCACTTATTTTTACTTATCTGTCTCGTGTGAATGTACCCAATAAAGCGATACTCCAAGCTGCATCGTCTGATGCTATACGTGTCTCTACCAAGGGACTTACTTGGCTCTCAATTATCGCTTCTACTTCGCCATTTATCGGTCTTTTCGGTACGGTGGTAGGGATACTTGAAACCTTTACAAAACTAGGAGCACAATCAAGTGCATCTTTGAGTGTCGTAGCACCAGCGATATCTGAAGCACTTATAGCGACTGCAGCTGGTATTGCCGTAGCGATATTTGCGTATTCGTTTCATTTGATACTGAAACGCAAGGCTTATGAGTTAAGTTCACTGCTCTCTTCTCAATCAGAAGTGATCCTCTCTCAGGTTAACGAGGAGTAG
- the atpC gene encoding ATP synthase F1 subunit epsilon produces MELMKLEIVTPNGVIFDAEVKQVTLPGSEGEFGVLAHHATLVSLLDTGVIVIDKADGSEVAVAINSGYVKVDEEKTTCIVDGAVALSGADSDLAQALEAAKELLKSAESSSTAIAAAVSKVEHIGKSL; encoded by the coding sequence ATGGAACTTATGAAGCTAGAAATAGTCACACCGAACGGTGTGATTTTTGACGCTGAAGTAAAACAGGTAACATTGCCAGGGTCAGAGGGTGAATTCGGTGTTTTAGCCCATCACGCTACTTTGGTATCATTACTTGATACAGGTGTCATTGTGATCGATAAAGCAGACGGGAGTGAAGTAGCTGTTGCTATTAACTCTGGGTATGTAAAAGTCGATGAAGAGAAGACAACTTGTATCGTAGATGGTGCAGTAGCGCTTTCTGGTGCAGATAGTGATCTTGCTCAAGCACTTGAAGCAGCAAAAGAGTTACTTAAGAGTGCTGAATCTTCTAGTACAGCTATCGCAGCTGCGGTAAGCAAAGTAGAACACATCGGAAAGTCTTTATAA
- the atpD gene encoding F0F1 ATP synthase subunit beta produces MTGKIVQVLGPVIDVDFTDYLPEINEALETTFMVDGKEQKLVLEVAAQLGDNRVRTIAMDMSEGCVRGQEVKATGDSIKVPVGEEVLGRIFNVIGDPIDEAGDVNAKEYWSIHRAPPAFEEQSTKTEVFETGIKVVDLLAPYNKGGKVGLFGGAGVGKTVIIMELINNVAMKHSGYSVFAGVGERTREGNDLYYEMKESNVLDKVALCYGQMSEPPGARNRIALTGLTMAEYFRDEMGLDVLMFIDNIFRFAQSGSEMSALLGRIPSAVGYQPTLSREMGALQERITSTTKGSITSVQAVYVPADDLTDPAPASVFAHLDATTVLNRSIAEKGIYPAVDPLDSTSRMLDPQIIGEDHYNIARGVQQILQKYKDLQDIIAILGMDELSEDDKLVVERARKIEKYLSQPFHVAEVFTGSPGVYVTLEDTLEGFKGLIEGKYDDMNEAAFYMVGNMAEAIAKNDKINAK; encoded by the coding sequence ATGACAGGTAAAATAGTACAAGTCTTAGGTCCCGTTATCGATGTGGATTTTACAGACTATCTACCGGAGATCAATGAAGCGTTAGAAACTACGTTCATGGTTGATGGTAAAGAGCAAAAATTGGTTTTAGAAGTAGCAGCACAACTAGGTGATAACAGAGTTAGAACAATTGCTATGGATATGAGTGAAGGATGTGTTAGAGGTCAAGAAGTGAAAGCAACTGGTGACTCTATCAAAGTTCCTGTAGGTGAAGAAGTACTTGGACGTATCTTCAACGTTATCGGTGATCCTATCGATGAGGCTGGTGATGTAAATGCAAAAGAGTACTGGTCGATCCACAGAGCACCACCAGCATTTGAAGAGCAAAGTACAAAAACAGAAGTATTTGAGACAGGTATCAAAGTTGTTGACCTTCTTGCTCCTTACAACAAAGGTGGTAAAGTTGGACTCTTCGGTGGTGCAGGTGTTGGTAAAACCGTCATTATTATGGAACTTATTAACAACGTTGCAATGAAACACAGTGGATATTCTGTATTTGCCGGTGTTGGTGAAAGAACACGTGAGGGTAATGACCTTTACTACGAAATGAAAGAATCAAACGTACTTGACAAAGTTGCACTGTGCTACGGTCAAATGTCAGAGCCTCCGGGAGCAAGAAACAGAATCGCACTTACTGGTCTTACTATGGCTGAGTACTTCAGAGATGAAATGGGTCTTGATGTATTGATGTTTATCGATAACATCTTTAGATTTGCGCAATCAGGTTCAGAGATGTCTGCACTTCTTGGTCGTATCCCTTCAGCCGTTGGTTACCAGCCGACATTAAGCAGAGAGATGGGTGCACTTCAAGAGAGAATTACATCAACAACTAAAGGTTCAATTACTTCTGTTCAAGCAGTATATGTACCAGCGGATGACTTGACTGACCCGGCTCCAGCTTCTGTATTTGCTCACTTGGATGCAACAACAGTACTTAACAGATCGATTGCTGAAAAAGGTATCTATCCTGCGGTTGATCCATTGGATTCAACTTCAAGAATGCTTGATCCGCAAATTATTGGTGAAGATCACTACAATATCGCTAGAGGCGTACAGCAGATCCTTCAAAAATATAAAGATCTTCAAGATATTATTGCGATCCTTGGTATGGATGAGCTTTCTGAAGATGACAAACTTGTTGTTGAAAGAGCAAGAAAGATTGAAAAATACCTTTCTCAGCCATTCCACGTTGCTGAAGTATTTACAGGTTCTCCGGGTGTTTATGTTACACTTGAAGATACACTGGAAGGATTTAAAGGTCTTATCGAAGGTAAATATGACGATATGAATGAAGCTGCGTTCTACATGGTAGGAAATATGGCTGAAGCTATTGCTAAAAACGATAAGATTAACGCTAAGTAA
- the atpG gene encoding ATP synthase F1 subunit gamma produces the protein MANLKEIKRKIGSVKNTQKTTNAMKLVSSAKLKRTEELAKRSRVYADKLTGLLNEIAQKMQQSNADGIDNVYFKDAQNPKMVDIVFITADKGLCGGFNSQTIKRVNKLVAEYKAQNVKVRLRAVGRKGIDYFKFNNFELNNEIVGLSAAPDFGQAAEFISEVADSYVNGETDKIILVHNGYVNMITQEVREDQVLPVDSSKLKLDVVSTSELEVEPDDDDTLLDALVKRYIEYTMYYSLIDSLAAEHSARMQAMDAATSNAKQMVKDLTVKYNKARQEAITTELIEIISGMESMK, from the coding sequence ATGGCTAATTTAAAAGAGATAAAGCGTAAGATTGGAAGTGTAAAAAACACACAAAAAACCACTAACGCTATGAAGCTTGTCTCTTCTGCTAAACTAAAAAGAACAGAAGAGCTTGCTAAAAGATCTAGAGTCTATGCTGATAAATTGACGGGTCTATTGAATGAGATCGCTCAAAAAATGCAGCAGTCTAATGCTGACGGTATAGATAATGTCTATTTTAAGGATGCACAAAATCCTAAGATGGTAGACATTGTATTTATTACAGCAGATAAAGGTCTTTGTGGTGGTTTTAATTCACAAACAATCAAAAGAGTAAACAAGTTGGTTGCTGAGTATAAAGCACAAAATGTGAAAGTACGTCTTAGAGCAGTAGGTAGAAAGGGTATCGATTATTTTAAATTCAATAATTTTGAATTAAACAATGAAATCGTAGGACTTTCTGCTGCACCAGACTTTGGCCAAGCTGCAGAGTTTATCTCTGAAGTGGCTGACTCTTATGTGAATGGTGAGACAGATAAGATCATTTTGGTACACAACGGTTATGTAAACATGATCACTCAAGAAGTAAGAGAGGATCAGGTTTTACCAGTAGATTCGTCAAAATTAAAACTTGATGTGGTTTCAACTTCAGAATTGGAAGTAGAACCAGATGATGACGATACACTACTTGATGCATTGGTTAAGCGTTATATTGAGTATACAATGTATTACTCACTTATCGATTCATTGGCTGCAGAACACTCTGCACGTATGCAAGCGATGGATGCGGCAACAAGCAATGCTAAACAAATGGTAAAAGACCTTACTGTGAAGTATAACAAAGCAAGACAAGAAGCGATTACTACTGAACTCATCGAGATCATCAGTGGTATGGAATCAATGAAATAA
- the atpA gene encoding F0F1 ATP synthase subunit alpha, giving the protein MAVKLQADEISSIIKERIENFEIDVDINEVGKVVGIADGISTVYGLNNVMAGEVVEFDNGARGLVLNLEEANVGVVVLGSSAGIKEGMSVKRAGDLLKTPVGDGMMGRVVNPLGEPVDGKGAVEATEHRFIEEKAPGIMARKSVHEPLQTGIKAIDALVPVGRGQRELIIGDRQTGKTTLAIDTIINQKGQDVVCIYVAIGQKQSTVAATVKKLEEHGAMDYTIVVTAGAADSSALQFLAPYAGVTMAEYFRDNGRHAVIFYDDLSKHAVAYREMSLILRRPPGREAYPGDVFYLHSRLLERAAKLSDDLGAGSITAFPIIETQAGDVAAYIPTNVISITDGQIFLETDLFNSGIRPAINVGLSVSRVGGAAQIKATKQVSGTLRLDLASFRELQAFAQFASDLDDYTRGQLERGQRMVEVLKQGPYQPVAIEKQVVIIFAGANGYLDDIPASSVTKFEADLMPFMEAKYANILDAIRTEKKISDDTDGELRKAIEDFKASFAG; this is encoded by the coding sequence GTGGCAGTTAAATTGCAAGCAGATGAGATAAGTTCGATCATCAAAGAAAGAATTGAGAATTTTGAAATTGATGTTGACATCAATGAAGTAGGAAAAGTAGTAGGTATCGCAGACGGTATTTCAACAGTATATGGTCTTAACAATGTTATGGCCGGTGAAGTTGTAGAGTTTGATAATGGTGCTAGAGGACTTGTATTAAACCTTGAAGAAGCAAACGTTGGTGTTGTTGTTCTTGGTTCAAGTGCAGGTATCAAAGAAGGTATGAGCGTTAAAAGAGCAGGAGACCTTCTTAAAACACCAGTAGGTGACGGTATGATGGGTAGAGTGGTAAACCCACTTGGTGAGCCTGTAGACGGTAAAGGTGCAGTTGAAGCAACTGAGCACAGATTTATCGAAGAAAAAGCACCAGGGATCATGGCTAGAAAATCAGTTCATGAACCGCTTCAAACAGGTATCAAAGCGATCGATGCACTAGTACCGGTTGGTAGAGGACAAAGAGAGCTTATCATTGGTGATAGACAAACAGGTAAAACTACTTTGGCTATTGACACGATCATCAACCAAAAAGGTCAAGATGTAGTATGTATTTATGTTGCAATTGGTCAAAAACAATCAACAGTAGCTGCTACAGTGAAAAAACTTGAAGAGCATGGTGCAATGGATTACACGATCGTTGTAACTGCTGGTGCAGCTGATTCTTCAGCACTTCAGTTCCTAGCTCCTTATGCTGGTGTAACAATGGCTGAATATTTCAGAGACAATGGTAGACATGCTGTGATCTTCTATGATGACCTTTCTAAGCACGCTGTTGCATATAGAGAGATGTCATTGATCCTTAGAAGACCTCCAGGTAGAGAAGCGTATCCAGGTGATGTATTCTACCTTCACTCAAGACTTCTTGAAAGAGCTGCAAAGCTTTCTGATGATCTAGGTGCTGGTTCTATTACTGCATTCCCTATCATTGAAACACAAGCAGGTGATGTTGCGGCGTATATTCCGACAAATGTTATCTCTATTACTGATGGTCAGATCTTCCTAGAAACTGATCTATTCAACTCAGGTATCAGACCAGCAATCAACGTAGGTCTTTCTGTATCAAGAGTTGGTGGTGCTGCGCAGATCAAAGCAACAAAACAAGTATCTGGTACATTGAGACTTGATCTTGCTTCATTTAGAGAACTTCAGGCATTTGCACAATTTGCGTCTGATCTTGATGACTATACAAGAGGTCAGCTTGAACGTGGTCAGAGAATGGTAGAGGTACTTAAACAAGGACCTTATCAGCCAGTTGCAATTGAGAAACAAGTTGTGATCATCTTTGCTGGTGCAAATGGATACCTTGATGATATCCCTGCATCTTCTGTAACAAAATTTGAAGCAGACCTTATGCCATTTATGGAAGCAAAATATGCGAATATTCTTGATGCAATCAGAACTGAAAAGAAGATCTCTGATGATACAGATGGAGAATTACGTAAAGCTATCGAAGATTTCAAAGCTTCATTCGCTGGATAA
- a CDS encoding F0F1 ATP synthase subunit delta → MEELIAKRYAKALSSVSKDIAGVLEVLNVLSEVVNSREIKSTLTSPIISSESKTEMILSALGESDVALVNFIKILGENGRLDLIPAITKVLNSDQQRVSNEYEGVLKSASSLNEAELANLEETLKKYTGSTIKLTQEKGDFDGVRVSVDDLGIEVNFSKQRVKEQLIDFIKKSL, encoded by the coding sequence ATGGAAGAGTTAATTGCCAAAAGATATGCAAAAGCACTTTCTTCAGTATCTAAAGACATCGCAGGTGTTTTAGAAGTACTTAATGTACTTAGTGAAGTGGTGAACAGCAGAGAGATCAAGTCTACATTGACATCTCCGATCATTTCAAGTGAAAGTAAGACAGAAATGATCTTATCTGCACTTGGTGAGAGTGATGTAGCACTTGTGAACTTTATTAAGATTTTAGGTGAAAACGGAAGACTTGATCTTATCCCTGCTATTACAAAAGTATTGAATTCGGATCAGCAAAGAGTTTCAAATGAGTATGAAGGTGTATTAAAAAGTGCATCATCATTGAATGAAGCTGAATTGGCTAATCTTGAAGAAACACTTAAAAAGTATACAGGTTCAACGATCAAATTGACACAAGAAAAAGGTGACTTTGACGGGGTACGTGTTTCAGTCGATGATTTGGGTATAGAGGTAAACTTCTCTAAGCAGAGAGTTAAAGAACAATTAATTGATTTCATTAAGAAATCTTTGTAG
- a CDS encoding F0F1 ATP synthase subunit B family protein gives MKKIVLLSLLMVPAMLLASGDAESSRYFAQTGRESDFWPRVINFTIFASLLYYLIANPIKNFFKGRSEGIAEQLNEIEKKLQAAKDEKKEAQNRLDESKKRAEEILADAKAEAILLAEKIATANQNELALLDKQLEEKMSLEERKAARETIDEILSENITADDIMLDEAKVVEIISKKVA, from the coding sequence ATGAAAAAAATAGTACTATTGTCTTTGCTTATGGTACCTGCTATGCTTTTAGCTAGTGGTGATGCTGAATCAAGCCGTTACTTTGCTCAAACTGGTAGAGAATCAGACTTTTGGCCAAGAGTGATCAACTTTACGATCTTTGCATCTTTGCTTTACTATTTGATCGCGAATCCGATCAAAAACTTTTTTAAAGGCAGAAGTGAAGGTATCGCAGAGCAATTGAATGAGATCGAAAAGAAACTTCAAGCAGCTAAAGATGAGAAAAAAGAAGCGCAGAATCGTTTAGATGAAAGTAAAAAGAGAGCAGAAGAAATTCTTGCTGATGCAAAAGCAGAAGCGATTCTCTTAGCAGAAAAGATCGCGACTGCAAATCAAAATGAGTTGGCTCTTTTAGATAAGCAACTTGAAGAGAAAATGTCTCTAGAAGAGAGAAAAGCTGCAAGAGAAACAATCGATGAGATCTTAAGTGAGAATATCACTGCAGATGACATCATGTTGGATGAAGCTAAAGTGGTTGAAATTATTTCTAAGAAGGTGGCGTAA
- a CDS encoding F0F1 ATP synthase subunit B family protein, which produces MLDIQPPLMLFVLALFLTLLVLLNNMLFQPLVKFMDDRDHSIAKDLEAAKGLSGNSDELNAKADEIISNAKNEAAGIRQKAIDDEKTLAASRIETRQNELETEYNKFVEKLNSDKENLKNSLLSQMPLFKESLKAKFSKL; this is translated from the coding sequence ATGCTTGACATACAACCACCATTGATGTTGTTCGTATTGGCTTTGTTTCTAACCCTACTTGTTCTTTTAAATAATATGCTATTTCAGCCATTGGTGAAATTTATGGATGACAGAGATCACTCTATAGCAAAAGATTTAGAAGCTGCAAAAGGTCTTAGCGGTAACAGCGACGAACTAAATGCAAAGGCAGATGAAATTATCAGCAATGCTAAAAATGAAGCTGCTGGAATCAGACAGAAAGCAATTGATGATGAAAAAACATTGGCTGCAAGTAGAATTGAGACCAGACAAAATGAACTAGAAACTGAGTATAACAAATTCGTAGAAAAGCTAAACTCTGACAAAGAGAACCTTAAAAACTCTCTTCTTTCTCAAATGCCTCTTTTCAAAGAGAGCCTAAAAGCTAAATTTAGCAAATTATAG